The DNA sequence gctgcaaatgagaatgtgttctcagtcaacttacctggaaaaataacagataaataaaaagtaatgtgagccaacatgttttctgcactgtaaaaaaatatatattttattcaaGAGCACATAAATAACATGTTCCATTCAAACACAGCATTTCTTTGGTCTTTATAAAGGAGCATAATTACATTCACATGTTAAGGGTACATTTTTGCTGTATAGAGCACATATTTCAAGGGTCTGAATAAGAATATAATTTGGTTAAAGCCccagaaaaacaacaaacaaaacccCCAGAAATGACAGAATAAGATCAGTGCagtatgtcaggaactctgaccagacaCCTTCATACCTATGCTGTCAATGTTGCAAGATTGATGTAATTCTCTGTCAGCAAGTTCCCTGCATAGACCTAACCACATCTTTTGAGGGTGCATGTTAATTTTTCCAGCATTTTGTTTCACATTTCCTTGCTGCTACGAAAAGATAATCTATCAATTTAAGTGGAGAGGATTGGAGTATGTTCACAGGAACAATACAGATGACACGGGTCTGGTTGAATAATACCTGTGATGTCCTGTATAACATGGGGAATTTCAAACCAGAAGGGCTGGATTTTTGGACATTGCCAAAACATGTGATGAAGTACCCATTTGTCCACACTGCCTCCAACACGTAGCGGACATTCCTTTCTTCATTTTATTAAGTTTATCAGGGCTCATAAAAAAACTGTAGTACTTTGAATTGAAACTCCCTTGTTCGGTTACTTGTGGCTTTATAGTCATTTCCATACATTCCCCCAACTCATCTGATATCTGCACCTGTAAATGCACCTGCCATGGCTTCCTAAGATTACCTAAAGATAATATTATCATTTTAAGGATATTGTGATCCAAATTTGAAACGGCTCCAATGGTTTACAGTAATTAAATCATCTCGTCAATAGGAGTAATCGgctcatttgtttgtttttttgtaacaATCCGTTTTTAACAATACATTTCCTTactcgcaataaaatcacagtatcaaatcgcaatacagtggggcaaaaaagtatttagtcagccaccaattgtgcaagctctcccacttaaaaagatgagaggcctgtaattttcatcataggtacacttcaactatgacaatgggggggaaaaaatccagaatatcacattgtaggatttttaatggatttatttgcaaatgatggtggaaaatatgttAAGTACTTATTACCCAGATTTGTGTCACTGTGTTAATCTTTGTGTCCTGTTTGGTAGTTGAACAAGAAGACTGGCTTGCCCATGATCAACCTGTACTCTGACAAGGCTACTGGAAGACTGAAGGGAGAGGCCACTGTCTCATTTGATGATCCACCTTCTGCCAAAGCGGCCATTGAGTGGTTTGACGGTAAGGATGTACTCTCTCTTCCTGTGCACGTATGCTGTCTACAGTTCTTCTGTTCCATTCTAATGTCCACTTTCTTCTAGGCAAAGAATTCCAAGGGAAACCCCTCAAAGTGTCTTTTGCCACCCGAAGAGCCGAGTTCACGCAGAGGGGTGGCggtgcagcaggaggaggaggaggaagaggaggaggtatgtTTCATTCACTTTTGGTTGACAAGCATTCAAATGTTGCTGCAACTTCCTGTGGGTGAGTTTGCCAAAAACACAAGATTATCTTTGTGCTAAAAATGCCCTTTAAATCCATTGGGTATAACAATTcaccaatttaaaaaaatgaattctGGTTTACGATATGAGTGCATCAGTCCGTAGGGACCCCAAATGTAACATGAATCGGGCAGTAAAACTCCAAGGGGTGATGTGTCTATTCCAGATTTTTGTACATCTTCAGCATTTTAAATGCTTGTAGAAATAGATTGCGCTttattagttgagtgacaaccAGGGCTGTGCTCAGACATTTGTTCAGGTTTCCCATCAGCAATagtttgtgtttaaaaaaaaataaaaagttttgCTTTAAATGATAAGTGTCACCATAATCATTTTTACATTTACACAGTAAAGTTGATAAATGCTGTCACTTTTGCGAGCCGCACAACATGGTTTACTCGGCCTGGAGGAGAACACTTATTTGCAAAAATGACAAGATAATTAGTGGATGACGGTGAGTGCAGATCATAAGGGGGGGTCATAAAGCATACATTATCACCACCCCATTATGAGGTGTGGTAGATGCCCAGTCTCCGCTATGGCTCAGCTCCGGTGGCAAGAAAAAAGTATGTGCAccatttggaattacctggatttctgcataaatttgtcataaaatttgatctgatcttcatcttatTCACAATGATAGACAAACGGTGTGCTTAAACTAACGCACAAATTattgtattcaatatagacaagaaaaatacatttaaacattcaGTGTAAGTTGGGAAAAGTACGTGAACCCCTGGGCCAATGACgtttccaaaagctaattggctAATTGGAGTCTAGAGGTTGACGGAATATGATTTTAACGCGtataccgattaatctgccgatttaaaaaaatatatataaaaaagaaatGGGAGGGGggtgtaataaataaataaaaaatggggGGGGCTGGGctggttaaataaggatttgAGACATTATTTGTGCCATTCAAGGGTGAttggttaaaacctcttgattctagccatccgggatcgtgaatacagcctcaagcttattaccataacgcaacgttaactattcatgaaaatcgcaaatgaaattaaattaatatgctagctctcaagcttagccttttgttaacaacactgtcatctcagattttcaaaatatgcttctcaaccatagcaaaacaagcatttgtgtaacagctagcgtagcatttagcgttagcatcagcaggcaacattttcacaaaaaccagaaaagcattcaaataaatcatttacctttgaagaacttcggatgttttcaatgaggagactctcagttagatagcaaatgctcagtttttcctgaaagattatttgtttaggagaaatcgctccgtttggtgcgtcacgtttggctaccaaaaaaaaacgaaaattcagtcatcaaaacgccgaacttttttccaaattaactcaatatcgactgaaacatggtaaacgttgtttagaatcaatcctcaaggtgtttttcacatatctcttcatgatatatcgttcgtgaaagcctcctctctcctctcaatcactggatgactgcgtgcagcttgtagattacgcaccaatttagacaaaggacaccgggcggacccctggtaaatgtagtctcttatggccaatcgtCCAATGGtatgcctacaaatatgtcacaatgctgcagacaccttggagaaacgacagaaagggcaggctcagtcctggcgcattcacagccatataaggagacaatggaaaacagagtgtcaaaaattctgctcatttcctgtttgaagtttcatcttggtttcgcctgtagcatgagttctgtggcactcacagataatatctttgcagttttggaaacgtcagagttttctttccaaagctgtcaattatatgcatagtcgcatcttttcgtgacaaaatattgcgcttaaaacgggcacgtttttttatccataaattaaaagagcgccccctatatccaagaagttaagacaaaatatttaagtgcctttgaacagggtatggtagtatgtgccggGCGCACCAGTTGGTGCTcaagtttcccgtgtgtatcaaggatggtccacctcccaaaggatatccagccttCTTGACATGGCTGTTGGAGTCAacaagggccagcatccctgtggaacgctttcgccaccttgtagagtccatgccccgactgGGGGGTGcgcacaactcaatattaggaatatgTTCTTTAATGTTtgatatactcagtgtatatctgtaTGGATGCATGTAAGCTCATCAAAAAAACAAATGGCCCTTTCAAAgagaattcgtaaaaatccaaataacttcagatATTCACTATAAAGGGTTTTatcacggtttcccatgcttgttcaatgaaccataaacatttaatgaacatgcacctgtggaacagttgttaagacactaatggtaggcaattaaggtcagttagTAAAATTTAGGACACAAAAGATGCCTTTCCACTGACTGGAAAAACCCCAAAAGAAATGCCCACGGCCCctgttcatctgcgtgaacgtgcctttggcatgctgcaaggaggcatgaggactgcagatgtggccaggacaataaattgcaatgtctgtactgtgagaagcCTTAGAAAGCGCTTACAGGGAAACCGGACGGACagttgatcgtcctcgcagtggcagaccacgtgtatcaacacctgcacaggatcggtacatccgaacatcacacctgtggggcaggtacaggatggcaacaacaacctatgtaacaccaggaacgcacaatagtgctcagactgtcctcaatggggtgagagaggctggactgagggcttgtaggcctgttgtaaaggcaggtcctcaccagacatcaccggcaacaacgtcgcctatgggcacaaacccaccgtcgctggaccaggcaGGACTAGtccactgacgagttgcggttttgtctcaccaggggtgatggtcggattcgcgtttatcttcGAAGAAattagcgttacaccgaggcctgtagtctggagtgggatcgatttggaggtggagggtgcatcgtctggagcggtgtgtcacagcatcatcggactgagcttgttgtcattgcattcaatctcaacactgtgcattacagggaagacatcctcctccctcatgtggtacacttcctgAAAGCTCATCCTgacccttcagcatgacaatgtcaccagccatactgctcgttctgtgcgtgatttcctgcaagacaggaatatccgtgttctaccatggccagcgaagagcctggatctcaatcccaccGAGCACGCCTGGGACCGGTTgaattggagggtgagggctagggccattcccccccagaaatgtccaggaacttgcaggtgccttggtggaagagtggggcaacatctcacagcaagaactgtcaaTTCTggggcagtccatgaggaggagatgcactgcagtacttaatgcagcttgtggccacaccagatactgactgatactttgattttgaaccccccaatattccatttctgttagtcacatcagtggaacctgttcagtttctgaatcttatgttcatacaaatatttacacatgttaagttggctgaaaataaacgcagttgacagtgggaggacatttctttttttgctgagtttatataggaGACACTAAACTACAGACACTTCTTCCTTTTGATTTATTTTGACCTTTTCCATGTATGAATGTCATTCAATGCATTTTATATGGGCTACTAGAAGGAAGGCACACAATTTAAATCAAATAGGTAAATTATCCTtgatatgaccatcttaaaataaAGAGCATCCCATTAATTTGATGGGTGTAGTTATTGCATGCTATGAATAAGGGACCAACTACtgaactttttactactttaaaatgTGAATTTGgtccaatacttttggtcccctaaaatgcaGGGACTAATGTACAAAAGTGCTCTCATTTTTAAACTTTTCACCCGAtgggatgaaaataccctcaaattaaagatgAGTCTGcattttaacctcatagtcaatgtatcagtaaaaaaaaaaattggattATTACCCCCCTTTTCTGATATTCAAttgtgatcttgtctcatcgctgcaactccccaacgggctctggtgaggcaaaggtcaagtcatgcgtcctctgaaacatgacccctCCCCCCAAGCCATGACCCCTCCCCCCAAGCCATGCATTAACAAATCTAAAGTGCTGGTGTACTGAACCAAAACAACAAAGGTCACTAGGCTTGGTTTTCATCCAATTGACGACAGATTTTAATGCATATATTCTaaaaaatctgtcaattgaaataaattcattaggccctaatctatggatttcacatgactgggaatacagatatgcattggTTAGTCACAGAtgaaaggtaggggcatggatcagaactagtcagcatctggtgtgaccatttgcctcatgcagtgcgacgcATGTtgtttgattgtggcctgtggaatgttgtcccactcttcaatggctgtgcgaagttactcgatattggcaggaactggaacacattgatccagagatcccaaacatgttcaatgggtgacatgtcagaGTATGCCGGCCACACGCACTGGCTAAGGTTTTCAACTTGCAGGCAGGCATGAATAGGTTTCTGAGTGACATAGGGCTTTCCATAGTAGCTTTGTTGCATTTTGTTGTGGGAATAAGTACCAAAAAAATGCCTGCAGCGGAAAATAACGGTTCTCTTCCGGAACCGTATGGTTCACTTTTGTTCCAGGTTCcgtaaatgtatttttgtttctcgaaccggttccaacccctgtTTTTAGATTGCATATAAAGATATTGGTCTATAAATATTGTACACAGAGTTTTAGAGATCTGTTTAGTGGTGTCATAAGATTTtgtaactttaaaaaatatatatatatatatatcattttgaAAATGGTGGATGATCCATTATGGTGACATTGGTCCAGATGGCAAATTTGTTCTTCGGGTAGAGGAACCCATGTGCCAAATTCCAAGACTAGGTTGAACTATGAGGCGGGGCTAACCTTTTGAAGTCCAAGGTGGCTCATAGCGCAACCATGTGTTAACCTAATGTATTTGTGCATCATTTTACACCATCCTGCCAAGTTTGAAATCTGTAGGGCTCCAaagatgtaaaaatatatatataatagggtTCCAGCCCCTTGATCATTACTCTCTTCTAAATTCAAGCGCCCTTTTCACCCTCATCATTTTTCCTGTACTGCCCCATGTGCTCCTCTGCCTATGAGTATCAATGGCTCGGTTTTGCCTGCTCAATGACGAGACATGAGAGCTGTTTGctgatgttagctagctgctTTTTGTCACTCAATACCGGCAAACAGCAGTAACGTGATTGGTAGTAGATAATACAAAAGTAGACCAATATATCATACCCTGTAAGTTTAAGTCTAAAGTCCTGTGACTTGTCGATTTCAAATGTAATGCGGTTACTAAAACTGTTTTGATAGCAGGTATTTTTGTTCGGATTAGAATAGCAGTGAAGTAGATGAAGATTTTCATACGCTCTTAACTTTTTGGGAACGTGGTCAATTTCAGTTGATAAATGTTTGAGGAATTGTTGATGTGGTTAGTAAAATAGCTGTATTGTTTGATTGGTATAAATTCTTGTTTCGGTTTAAATAGGAGAGCAGTCGAGGAAGATTTTGTGAAAGTAGCTGATTTGTGCCAAGTTGCATTATTGCGTTAACAGTGAATGCTGAAAAAAGTCCCACAAAAGTCAATTAAGATGGACAAAAATCTTTCTTCGGGAGTAATTTCACAGAAACAAGTAATTGTGGCTGGCAAAAGATTACTTCTAGTTATTATTTGGGCTTGCGAAGCAAGAGTCCCCACTTTTTAATCTTCAACATATTTCttattataaactcagcaaaaaaataaactctcactgtcaactgcatttatttttatCCAACTTAATGTaattatttgtatgaacataacgagattcaacaactgagacaaaccaAACAGGTTCTACAGACATgtcactaacagaaatggaataatgtgtccctgaacaaaggggggtcaaaagtaacagtctgtGTCTGGTGTGCCCACCAGCTGCattttaagtactgcagtgcatcctcctcatggactgcaccagatttgccagttcttgctgtgagatgttaccccactcttccaccaaggcacctgcaagttcccggacatttctggggggaatgacactagccctcaccctccgatccaacaggtcccagatgtgctcagtgggattgagagcccgggctcttcactggccctggcagaacactgacattcctgtcctgcagaaaatcaagcacagaacgagcagtatggctggtggctttGTCGCGCTAGtgagtcatgtcaggatgagcctgcaagaagggtaccacatgagggaggaggatgtcttccctgtaacacacagtgttgagattgcctgcaatgacaagctcagtccgatgatgctgttacACACCGGGGCGGTGTGTAACCAAGACGGCCCCTCTACCTCAAAATCCATGAAAGGGAACCCCTTTATTTTTAGGCCTTCAGAGGTCCTTTGTCCCTTGCACTTAGTTAAGTGGTGTTTGTCGCTCTCTAGGTTTTGGCGGCCGTGGTCGTGGACGTgggtttggaggaggaggaggtggtggtggtggacccAACTTTGACATCAAGGGAGGGGACTGGCCATGTCCTAACAggtatttttttgcattttattTGAAGCATGACAGATGCAGTTAAAACAATTTGATGGGTCATCCATCGCACATTGTATGTGTCACTGAACTCTGTTCTCATATGGAATGGCTACATCTTTGAATGTGATTGACAATTGTTCCCCTATCCTTTTCCAGTTCTTGTGGCAACATGAACTTTGCGCGTAGGTACGAATGCAACAAGTGTGGCACACCGAAACCAGGGGACAGCGGAGGAGGTATGTAAGAATGGCTATGAGCTTGTTGTAGAGAACTGGTGTCGGGTACACTGTTGGGGAAGTTGAGTAATTTAACCACATACTATAAACTATTACTGGTCTGTTGGAGAACTTGCTCTAATGGCTGGTTTGTGTTTGCAGATCGTGGTGGTGGAGGCCGAGGGTATGGTGGTGACAGGGGTGGCGGGTACAGAGGCCGTGGGGGATTCCGTGGAGGTGACCGCGGTGGTTATGGCGGAGGTGGATATGGTGGTGACAGGGGCTACAAGATGGGAGGAAGGTAAATTGATCACGACTTAAATTCCCTCCCATGCAGTTAGATGTTTGACCAGGAGAGGGCATACCTGAGACATGAAAGAACTGTAGAATATTGAATTAGGGTTACTTTTTTTGTCAGATTTTTTTCCAATGGTAAGATATTTCTATATCAAGCTAGCTTCGGTACAGTATAATTTACTATGGATCTATTTCCCCTTTTCCCTCAGAGGTGACCatagagaagacagaagagaccGGCCATACTAAGGATTCACATGGACACCATTCCAGAATGCCCAGGGGTTGGGTTAGCGGGAAGGGAGTGGGGGGGGGATTGAGCTACACTTTAATTTGCATACCTTTCATTACCAATGCATCACATGTATTGCTTCTGATCTGTCTTGTCGAGAGGTCGGGGAAATATGTGCAACTACTGTGAAAGGACTTTTGTGCTGATAAGCAGGGTTGTAGGTGTAGAAGGGGGCAGGGTCAaatgtctttctttttttttcatttcccTGATTCTACTAGGTCCAGGCATCGTGAGGTAGACTTCGTATCATTGTTTTGTCAAATTTAAATGAACAGTTTTATTTGGGTTTCTCTTTTTTCCAAATTATATTAAACTGTTCTGATCTTAGTGTCTTCATGTATGTTTTATTTCTAGTTAGTATTTATGTAATTTGAGTGCTTCGGTAGTAGTCAAAACACAAGCAACATAATACTCCAGCACTAAGTAAACTTGTGGTCAGCTTTCTAAATATCTTTAGGTCAATTAATTTGAACAATATTGAGGGAGCCTATACAAATTCCCAAGAGAAGGGAAGTTTTGACATTCTAGCCCTTGCGCtatgggtggtactgtccctcccCTATGTGAGCAAAATGACTAGGAGATGAGTGGCTCGTGTGCCGGTGTTGCCTTCACAACACTCAGATCACAAACATTGATATTGCCCTGGCTGTTGCACATTAGACAAGCAGTACTTGGATATAACTTATTTGGATTTAAATGGATGGTGATGTGGGGTTAGTCTAAGAATATTACAAGTGTCATACAATGAGTTTGACTCTTCGGACTAGAATAACTTGTGGAATATTGGCACGAGTACCAGCACAGTTATAATCCAAGTCAATGGTTTGAACGCTGTCAACGGACTGGCGGGTCGAGACCTCTGAGGCAGAGGTACGTTTTTGTATTTTGAGCTTTTCAGGTTTACAACTTTAGAACCATCCTATTTTTGTTATAAGATATTGTAACACTGGCTGCATTTatacaggcagaccaattctggTCTTTTTCAGAGTTGATCTGATTGGttaaagaccaattagtgaggaTAAAGTTAGTATATGCTTCACTTAGTATTTGACTCACTTAAATTGGGTTAGATATATGTGCACAGCAACTCAATTTAGTGGTTGTTTTTTGCTGGATCGGTAGGCTACCCAAATGAAAATTAGCatcctattctactgtgtttACACTGACTTCCCACAACACCTTCATTTACAGTTCTTGTTCAGTATTATAGCCTAAAATTTTTCCCAACTCAATTTGTTATACTGTGAGTATTTctatacacactgaacaaaaaatataattgcaaccatttcaaagattttactgagtttgtTCATAAAGGAAA is a window from the Oncorhynchus tshawytscha isolate Ot180627B linkage group LG14, Otsh_v2.0, whole genome shotgun sequence genome containing:
- the LOC112266700 gene encoding RNA-binding protein FUS isoform X3, with the translated sequence MASDSGYGQPGAPSYGTYPPAQQSGQAYGQGNGSGSYGGQSYAGYGQSAESYGQTTQAASYGQPYDGFGQQGSDSAAGYGGADKSSYSQPSSYSGAAGGGSYGQAQGGYRGRSEGPRDYGSRDEPTGGSGGSQGSGSGGEQDNSDNNTIFVQGLGEDVTSDEVGNYFKQIGIIKLNKKTGLPMINLYSDKATGRLKGEATVSFDDPPSAKAAIEWFDGKEFQGKPLKVSFATRRAEFTQRGGGAAGGGGGRGGGFGGRGRGRGFGGGGGGGGGPNFDIKGGDWPCPNSSCGNMNFARRYECNKCGTPKPGDSGGDRGGGGRGYGGDRGGGYRGRGGFRGGDRGGYGGGGYGGDRGYKMGGRGDHREDRRDRPY